A single region of the Musa acuminata AAA Group cultivar baxijiao chromosome BXJ1-11, Cavendish_Baxijiao_AAA, whole genome shotgun sequence genome encodes:
- the LOC103972041 gene encoding large ribosomal subunit protein uL6: MKTILSSQTMDIPEGVTVKVNAKIVEVEGPRGKLTRDFKHLNLDFELIEGGKKLKVDAWFGSRKTTAAIRTSISHIQNLITGVTKGYRYKMRLVYAHFPINASITNSNSCIEIRNFLGEKKVRKVDMLNGVTILRSEKVKDELVLDGNDVELVSRSAALINQKCHVKNKDIRKFLDGIYVSERGTIAEEQ; this comes from the exons ATGAAGACCATCCTTTCGTCGCAGACGATGGACATCCCCGAGGGGGTCACCGTGAAGGTGAACGCCAAGATCGTGGAGGTGGAGGGCCCGCGCGGCAAGCTTACCCGCGACTTCAAGCACCTCAACCTCGACTTCGAGCTCATCGAGGGCGGGAAGAAGCTGAAGGTGGACGCGTGGTTCGGCTCGCGGAAGACCACCGCCGCCATCCGCACCTCCATCAGCCACATCCAGAACCTGATCACCGGAGTCACCAAGGGGTACCGCTACAAGATGCGTTTAGTCTACGCCCACTTTCCCATCAATGCCTCCATCACCAACAGCAACAGCTGCATCGAGATCAGGAACTTTCTTGGTGAGAAAAAG GTGCGGAAAGTTGATATGCTTAATGGTGTGACAATTTTACGGTCTGAAAAGGTTAAGGATGAGCTTGTCCTTGATGGGAATGATGTTGAACTTGTCTCTCGCTCTGCTGCTTTGATCAACCAG AAATGCCATGTGAAGAACAAGGATATAAGAAAGTTCTTGGATGGAATTTATGTCAGTGAGAGGGGAACAATTGCTGAGGAACAGTAG
- the LOC103972042 gene encoding heavy metal-associated isoprenylated plant protein 44 yields the protein MATALGRAMDSLVSIIYYPFGYQRNHRKSYSNSYYYTKEKSNGRKMSKGRPLSLQTVELKVRMCCTGCERVVKHALLKLRGVDSVEVDLELEKVTVTGYVERNKVLKEVRRSGKKAEFWPNPDLPLYFTTEKNYFHDEESFRGSYNYWRHGYNGDRHGRVPVPQRGEDAVSNMFNDDDVNACSVM from the exons ATGGCGACAGCACTGGGAAGAGCAATGGACTCTTTGGTATCTATCATTTACTACCCCTTTGGGTATCAGCGCAACCACCGTAAGAGTTATAGCAACAGCTACTATTACACGAAGGAGAAGAGTAACGGTAGGAAGATGTCCAAGGGAAGGCCTCTGTCCTTGCAG ACAGTGGAGCTGAAAGTGAGGATGTGCTGCACGGGCTGCGAGAGGGTCGTCAAGCATGCTCTTCTAAAGCTCAGAG GGGTTGATTCGGTGGAGGTGGACTTGGAGCTGGAGAAGGTGACGGTGACGGGGTACGTGGAGCGGAACAAGGTGCTCAAGGAGGTGCGGCGGAGCGGGAAGAAGGCGGAGTTCTGGCCCAATCCGGACCTCCCGCTCTACTTCACCACCGAGAAGAACTACTTCCACGACGAGGAGTCGTTCCGGGGCAGCTACAACTACTGGAGGCACGGCTACAACGGGGACCGGCACGGCCGTGTCCCGGTGCCGCAGCGGGGGGAGGACGCCGTCAGCAACATGTTCAACGACGACGACGTCAACGCGTGCAGCGTCATGTGA